One window from the genome of Candidatus Chlorohelix allophototropha encodes:
- a CDS encoding GAF domain-containing protein → MKTGLFNKAFDSKSIIAIPNYWEDTSFEHSETINQMMKHADCKALLIVPLLADNQVIALLAIFKPEVYQWQEVDFIRASELSHIGGAAIKNARSIKQIKFLNDSKSVLLELCRKVLFTLDLNEMLDLLSERAKELLEVDSVTIGLIENNILVGDNQSPNLTFNYAPVLPSYLSGKGVGGRAYSTGQVAYTNDYFNDQSFEHSPDIDDMIRTSGIIASLAAPIYLKDDMIALMWASNFKAYNWTEHDIALAKEFTSLASLAIHNARLYRDLAKLNEKLERRNHELETLEEINRSLRVNTEIDKTTEYALKVAMKVLGAERGSIHLVNQNNPQLLNLEIFLDISQAAKNTSTSRYTRDDANAPDWLKEMQVGVGITGNVALRRQTLMIPDLTSLRQHLHGVSIDPNPKWKSGIFIPMFAADQFLGVLSLLSYESKIFFKDDERYAEMLTAQISYAVQYARQIENQHKQEQLQAALIMARTAAHELSQPLTLLQAEIELITDFGEEPTPEVFEEMKKAIFEMTSRIRAYQQIVRLATTEPVPGIRVINPHLSKP, encoded by the coding sequence ATGAAAACTGGCTTGTTTAACAAAGCTTTTGATAGTAAAAGTATAATTGCTATCCCCAACTATTGGGAGGATACCAGTTTTGAGCATAGCGAAACTATCAACCAGATGATGAAGCATGCTGATTGTAAGGCTCTGCTGATTGTGCCACTGCTTGCTGACAATCAAGTGATTGCACTGCTTGCAATATTCAAACCAGAAGTTTATCAATGGCAGGAAGTAGATTTCATTCGTGCGAGTGAGCTTTCCCATATTGGCGGTGCAGCTATAAAGAATGCTCGTTCTATTAAACAAATAAAATTCCTTAACGATAGTAAATCAGTTTTGTTGGAATTATGCCGTAAAGTGCTATTTACGCTTGATCTAAATGAAATGCTAGATCTCCTTAGCGAACGTGCTAAGGAATTACTGGAGGTTGATTCAGTTACAATCGGGCTGATAGAAAATAATATACTTGTAGGTGATAATCAAAGCCCCAACTTAACTTTTAATTATGCTCCGGTTCTACCAAGTTATTTATCCGGCAAAGGGGTAGGTGGGCGGGCATATTCCACCGGACAAGTTGCTTATACCAACGATTATTTCAATGACCAATCTTTTGAACATTCCCCTGATATTGATGATATGATTCGAACTAGCGGTATAATTGCTTCGCTGGCGGCTCCGATTTACCTCAAAGATGATATGATAGCTTTAATGTGGGCTAGTAACTTCAAGGCATATAACTGGACTGAGCATGATATTGCCTTGGCAAAAGAATTTACGTCACTCGCCTCTTTAGCAATCCATAATGCTCGCCTTTATCGTGACCTTGCCAAGTTAAATGAAAAGCTTGAACGCCGCAATCACGAACTCGAAACTCTTGAGGAGATTAATCGTAGTTTGCGCGTTAACACCGAAATTGATAAAACTACCGAATATGCTCTTAAAGTCGCAATGAAGGTTCTAGGGGCTGAGCGGGGTTCGATTCATTTGGTAAATCAGAATAATCCACAGCTCCTCAATTTAGAGATCTTCCTTGACATCTCTCAAGCTGCTAAGAATACCTCTACTTCACGCTATACCAGAGACGATGCTAATGCACCCGACTGGCTCAAGGAAATGCAAGTCGGGGTTGGTATTACCGGCAATGTGGCGCTTCGAAGGCAAACCTTGATGATTCCAGATTTAACCTCACTCCGGCAGCATCTACATGGCGTATCCATTGACCCCAATCCAAAATGGAAATCCGGGATTTTCATACCAATGTTTGCGGCAGACCAGTTTTTAGGAGTATTAAGCCTGCTCTCTTATGAGAGCAAAATTTTCTTTAAAGATGACGAACGTTATGCTGAAATGTTAACAGCCCAAATATCTTATGCAGTTCAATATGCCCGACAAATTGAAAACCAACATAAGCAAGAACAACTACAAGCGGCTCTGATAATGGCACGAACCGCCGCACATGAGCTTAGCCAGCCACTCACTTTGCTCCAAGCAGAAATAGAGTTGATTACCGATTTTGGGGAAGAACCCACCCCCGAAGTTTTTGAAGAGATGAAAAAAGCGATTTTCGAAATGACCTCACGTATTCGTGCTTACCAGCAAATTGTTCGGTTGGCTACTACCGAGCCTGTACCGGGTATTCGGGTAATAAACCCGCATCTCAGTAAGCCCTAA
- a CDS encoding MFS transporter: MGRGQILAERAIRRAGFRVEGLPRGVYNNFFFEFFNAVFWQSLGAPMVLFIRQSGGSAFAVGLISAMPLILMPITLASARFVERFGYRRTALTFWTLRWVLSSSVILIALVNIPGFDSLRAGLALGILGIYHLCRNFGISGWMPWLTLIISREKRGLYLSRATLFSNLGSVLTFLLVGAILGPNPALATFAIVFGLGTLGGFISSFFMIRVAKIPPEAITTTSQSARLSFSQSMKSCFAQPGFKTFVTVQSFYGVAFFGIPSLSLIYLREKVGINPSLILYFSTAGVVGASIASVVWGRWIDRRQSVMSLQLLAFSGLCFNSLLWLALQLLPAGFNYLMAATLLFLSAIWIAALNMSQSHSIMTLAPEQDRVMFQNIATFITYISQALAPMLWGLLLDYLDHNTIELNIGLLKLSAYQIFFAATLVIGIGGVAIVARFLLQSRKFAQSTQR; the protein is encoded by the coding sequence ATGGGTAGGGGGCAAATTTTAGCAGAAAGAGCCATTAGACGCGCCGGATTCAGAGTTGAGGGCTTACCTCGTGGAGTCTACAACAATTTCTTCTTCGAGTTTTTCAATGCAGTCTTCTGGCAAAGTCTCGGCGCACCGATGGTACTTTTCATCCGGCAAAGTGGTGGAAGCGCCTTTGCGGTAGGGCTAATTTCTGCGATGCCGCTTATTCTTATGCCCATAACGCTGGCTTCAGCCCGGTTCGTCGAGAGATTCGGATACAGGCGTACCGCGCTAACTTTCTGGACTCTACGTTGGGTGCTCAGTTCTTCAGTAATCTTGATTGCTCTAGTGAATATTCCGGGGTTCGATAGCCTACGCGCCGGTTTAGCGCTGGGAATTCTAGGAATCTACCACCTGTGCCGCAACTTTGGTATATCGGGCTGGATGCCTTGGCTTACCCTAATAATCTCTCGTGAAAAGCGTGGTCTTTACCTAAGTCGCGCCACTCTATTCTCAAACCTCGGTAGCGTATTAACCTTCTTGCTGGTAGGAGCAATACTTGGTCCAAACCCGGCGCTGGCTACCTTTGCAATAGTATTTGGGTTGGGAACTCTAGGCGGGTTTATAAGTTCTTTTTTTATGATACGGGTTGCCAAAATACCGCCCGAAGCGATTACTACTACTTCCCAAAGCGCGCGCCTGAGTTTCTCGCAGAGCATGAAAAGTTGCTTTGCCCAACCGGGCTTTAAAACCTTTGTGACAGTACAGAGCTTCTATGGGGTCGCATTTTTTGGGATACCTTCGCTCAGCTTGATTTATCTACGCGAAAAAGTTGGCATTAACCCTAGCTTGATTCTGTATTTTTCTACCGCAGGAGTAGTAGGTGCTTCGATTGCTTCGGTGGTTTGGGGTCGTTGGATAGACCGCCGACAGAGTGTAATGTCATTGCAATTACTGGCATTTTCAGGGTTGTGTTTTAACTCTTTACTTTGGTTAGCCTTGCAATTACTCCCGGCAGGCTTTAACTATTTAATGGCAGCCACGCTATTGTTTCTCAGCGCAATCTGGATTGCCGCCCTAAATATGAGCCAATCGCACAGCATTATGACCCTTGCTCCGGAGCAAGATCGGGTAATGTTCCAGAATATCGCCACTTTTATTACTTATATCTCACAAGCACTTGCGCCTATGCTATGGGGCTTACTACTGGATTATCTCGATCATAACACGATTGAACTGAATATTGGCTTACTAAAACTGAGCGCGTACCAGATTTTTTTTGCCGCCACGCTAGTTATCGGCATAGGAGGCGTGGCTATCGTCGCTCGTTTCCTGCTGCAAAGCCGGAAATTCGCGCAGAGTACGCAGCGGTGA
- a CDS encoding MFS transporter has translation MKIHLGGLWRKPDFMKLWTGQMISEFGSRITREGLPYAAVLVLAASPAELGFLTALAALPVLLVGLIAGVLVDRVKRRPVMIWCDIGRFLLVGSIPVAALFGLLTMWQLYVVALLVGVFTIFFEVASQSYLPSLVERENIVEGNSKLGASSSLAEIGGPPLAGVLVQTLTAPLAIAFDAISYLFSALGVGLIRKPETKSISAHHEFNFWREVREGLAIVLSNPYLRPLAINSAISNFFGSFIGTFYVYYAVNDLKLEPGILGFIIGLGGIGALLGTLLATPMLKRLGLGNSLLVALFLGKLVPFLIPLAGGSPWLVIVCMALPQLLGDATLMVFLIHSTSLCQSVVPDRLLGRANASMQFLIGAISPIGPLVAGFLGSWLGVRLTLLIALVGMLLGSLAVIFSPLRTLREFPALQQETSDDSHASYADN, from the coding sequence TTGAAAATACATTTGGGCGGCTTATGGCGTAAGCCGGATTTTATGAAGTTGTGGACAGGGCAAATGATTTCGGAGTTTGGCTCCCGCATTACTCGCGAAGGTTTGCCCTATGCAGCGGTGCTGGTGTTGGCAGCAAGTCCGGCTGAACTTGGATTTCTTACTGCGCTGGCGGCTTTACCAGTTTTGTTGGTGGGATTAATCGCCGGAGTCCTCGTAGATCGCGTAAAGCGTCGCCCCGTTATGATTTGGTGCGATATAGGCAGATTTTTGCTGGTAGGCTCGATTCCGGTAGCCGCTCTATTCGGGTTGCTTACCATGTGGCAACTCTATGTAGTGGCGTTGCTTGTAGGGGTATTTACCATCTTTTTCGAGGTGGCAAGCCAATCCTACCTTCCATCGCTGGTAGAGCGCGAAAACATTGTGGAGGGCAATAGCAAGCTAGGAGCTAGTAGTTCGCTGGCGGAAATAGGCGGGCCTCCTTTGGCGGGAGTGCTGGTACAAACGTTAACTGCACCCCTCGCAATAGCATTTGACGCAATCTCGTATCTTTTTTCGGCGTTAGGTGTAGGCTTAATTCGTAAGCCCGAAACCAAATCTATTTCTGCTCATCACGAATTTAACTTTTGGAGAGAAGTAAGAGAAGGGTTAGCCATTGTGCTGTCAAACCCCTACTTGCGCCCGTTAGCGATAAATAGCGCAATTTCCAATTTTTTTGGCAGCTTCATCGGCACTTTCTATGTATATTACGCCGTAAACGATTTAAAATTAGAGCCGGGAATACTGGGGTTTATAATCGGGCTAGGTGGGATTGGCGCATTACTCGGTACATTACTGGCTACACCAATGCTGAAAAGATTGGGCTTGGGCAACTCTCTATTGGTGGCGTTATTTCTTGGCAAGTTGGTACCGTTTCTGATACCTCTGGCAGGTGGTTCGCCTTGGTTGGTAATAGTATGTATGGCTTTGCCCCAACTGTTGGGTGATGCTACCCTGATGGTCTTTTTGATTCATTCCACCAGTTTGTGCCAGTCGGTAGTACCGGATAGGTTGCTAGGGCGGGCAAATGCCAGTATGCAGTTTTTGATCGGCGCAATCAGCCCCATAGGCCCACTAGTAGCCGGATTTTTGGGAAGCTGGTTAGGTGTCAGGCTGACCTTGCTGATAGCCTTAGTTGGCATGTTGTTAGGCAGTTTAGCAGTAATATTTTCACCGCTGCGTACTCTGCGCGAATTTCCGGCTTTGCAGCAGGAAACGAGCGACGATAGCCACGCCTCCTATGCCGATAACTAG
- a CDS encoding ATP-dependent helicase → MAAGILDGLNPAQRDAAATIEGPVLILAGPGSGKTRVLTQRIAYMLSEAQPRIDAYNILSVTFTNKAAREMKERTEKLLVKYLGQENSAAKRLTLGTFHSFCVRVLRQDANYIGLDRNFAIYDDDDQTALVKSSLNSLGLSDKQYSPRACLSMISSAKNTLQEPRQFREVAQTYFEEIAARVYERYQELLRTNRALDFDDLIGQTIRLLRENKEVLERYQERYRYIMVDEYQDTNHAQYQLIHALADKYQNLCVVGDENQSIYGWRAADIRNILNFESDYPQAKVIALEQNYRSTQTILDAATAIIAANTQRKDKALWTENESGRPIQVFEAYNEMEEANYVVGEIDRLQVRGEFKPKDVAVLYRTNAQSRALEEMFIRRGIPYQLIGGTRFYERKEVKDALAFLRLIQNPYDSISFTRIITNTPAGKGIGPRTLIDLSQWANQMSLPIYVALQLLQSQEADKQTRRNAGEPEESNEEDLLPPLNVAPKIRNALLDFVNLLEAFIRARGEMTLLELFDYVMEKSGYELSLRDGSEEGEERWHNVQELRTVCQEYNHMPGNDALPAFMEDVALVADVDKFNPDADAATLITLHAAKGLEFPVVFIVGLEEGILPHSRSLENENQLEEERRLLYVGITRAKNRLYLVYAFRRSLYGGQNIPTKPSRFLLDLPSQLVKGYQQAPTGSPHGGRGTGSRDTLWGTDVNRTNWGNTTKPAPAKPAALSKPATPTRPAATGNISLKFKAGEKVLHPKFGKGMVVSSRISGNDEEATVAFEGQGIKKLMVSLANLQKI, encoded by the coding sequence GTGGCGGCAGGTATTCTTGATGGGTTAAACCCGGCGCAACGTGACGCAGCAGCAACAATTGAAGGTCCTGTCTTGATTTTGGCAGGACCGGGCAGCGGAAAAACCCGCGTGCTGACTCAGCGTATTGCCTACATGCTGAGTGAGGCACAACCGCGAATTGATGCCTATAATATCCTGTCGGTAACCTTTACTAATAAAGCGGCGCGTGAGATGAAAGAGCGCACCGAGAAATTGCTTGTAAAATATCTGGGGCAGGAAAATTCTGCTGCCAAACGTCTCACGCTCGGCACTTTCCACTCTTTTTGCGTACGGGTATTGCGCCAAGATGCCAATTATATCGGGCTTGATCGCAATTTTGCCATCTATGATGACGATGACCAGACCGCGCTGGTTAAAAGCTCTCTCAATAGCCTCGGTTTGAGCGACAAGCAATATAGCCCCCGCGCTTGTTTGAGCATGATTAGCTCCGCAAAGAATACACTACAAGAGCCACGCCAATTTCGCGAAGTGGCACAGACCTATTTTGAAGAAATAGCGGCGCGGGTTTACGAACGTTATCAGGAATTGCTACGCACTAACCGCGCTTTGGATTTCGATGATTTAATCGGGCAGACAATCCGGCTATTGCGCGAAAACAAAGAAGTGCTGGAACGCTATCAAGAACGTTATCGCTATATCATGGTGGACGAATACCAAGATACTAACCACGCCCAATATCAGTTAATCCACGCCCTTGCCGACAAATACCAGAATCTATGTGTGGTGGGCGACGAAAACCAGTCTATCTACGGCTGGCGGGCTGCCGATATTCGCAATATCTTGAATTTTGAAAGCGATTACCCACAGGCAAAAGTTATTGCCCTTGAGCAAAACTACCGTAGCACCCAGACGATTCTGGATGCTGCCACCGCTATTATTGCCGCCAATACGCAACGCAAGGATAAAGCCCTTTGGACTGAAAACGAATCGGGTCGCCCTATCCAAGTATTTGAAGCATACAACGAAATGGAAGAAGCCAATTATGTAGTAGGCGAAATTGACCGATTGCAGGTTCGAGGCGAATTTAAGCCTAAAGATGTAGCGGTATTATATCGTACCAATGCCCAAAGTCGCGCGCTGGAAGAAATGTTCATTCGGCGGGGCATCCCGTATCAGTTAATCGGCGGCACGCGCTTTTACGAACGCAAAGAAGTAAAAGATGCCTTAGCATTCTTGCGCCTGATTCAGAATCCCTACGACAGCATCAGCTTTACTCGCATCATTACCAATACGCCCGCCGGAAAGGGTATTGGTCCGCGCACTCTGATTGATCTTAGCCAATGGGCTAATCAAATGAGCTTGCCGATTTACGTAGCCTTGCAACTGTTACAAAGCCAAGAGGCGGATAAACAAACCCGCCGAAATGCGGGCGAACCGGAAGAAAGTAACGAAGAGGATTTACTACCGCCACTCAACGTTGCGCCAAAAATCAGGAATGCGCTGCTGGATTTTGTGAACTTGCTGGAAGCCTTTATTCGGGCGCGTGGCGAAATGACCTTGCTCGAATTGTTCGATTACGTAATGGAAAAATCGGGTTATGAATTAAGCCTGCGGGACGGCAGCGAAGAGGGCGAAGAACGCTGGCATAACGTTCAGGAACTTCGCACCGTTTGCCAAGAATACAACCATATGCCGGGTAACGACGCTTTGCCCGCTTTTATGGAAGATGTGGCGCTAGTAGCGGACGTGGACAAGTTTAATCCAGACGCCGATGCCGCAACGCTGATTACCTTGCATGCTGCCAAAGGGCTGGAATTTCCGGTGGTTTTCATCGTGGGCTTGGAAGAAGGCATCTTACCCCATAGCCGTTCCCTCGAAAACGAAAACCAGCTTGAGGAAGAACGCCGCTTGCTTTATGTGGGTATCACCCGCGCCAAAAATCGGCTCTATCTGGTGTATGCTTTCCGACGCTCACTCTACGGTGGACAAAACATCCCAACCAAACCTTCGCGTTTCTTGCTGGACCTACCTTCCCAACTAGTTAAAGGTTACCAACAAGCCCCCACCGGTAGCCCTCATGGTGGGCGTGGCACGGGTAGTCGTGATACGTTGTGGGGTACGGATGTAAACCGCACCAATTGGGGCAATACCACCAAACCTGCACCCGCCAAACCTGCCGCCCTTTCAAAACCAGCTACACCGACCCGCCCTGCCGCCACCGGCAATATCAGCTTGAAGTTTAAAGCAGGCGAAAAAGTGCTGCACCCCAAGTTTGGCAAGGGTATGGTGGTATCGAGTCGTATCAGTGGTAACGATGAAGAGGCTACAGTTGCCTTTGAGGGGCAAGGTATTAAAAAATTGATGGTCAGCCTCGCTAACCTTCAGAAAATTTAA
- a CDS encoding alpha/beta fold hydrolase, whose protein sequence is MSNQITDSSNISLILVHDAWHGAWAWKGVIAYLGEREWRGLALDLPGRGNQARSPKPSLQSYAEAVAAFAESAPTKNYILVGYGTAGAIIQLASEMLYKGEGSRLSGLIFAAAYVLQDGESVTDNMPPQMADYFRQLARQHPEQAIDMAAMKDYWLNSVINDDNRYADRILARLAPEPLAPLEDKISLPGFFKNHPPCGYLSLNDDLTLPPGLYHPLMSSRLGAHRLFTVNAGHEAVIIKPREVAEAITFLATALLKDPH, encoded by the coding sequence ATGTCAAACCAAATAACTGACTCTAGCAATATTAGCCTGATATTGGTACATGATGCTTGGCACGGGGCATGGGCGTGGAAGGGAGTTATCGCTTATTTAGGAGAGCGGGAATGGCGCGGACTTGCGCTGGATTTGCCGGGGCGTGGAAACCAAGCGCGTTCCCCTAAGCCTAGCCTGCAAAGCTACGCCGAAGCGGTAGCTGCTTTTGCCGAATCCGCCCCTACTAAAAATTATATTTTGGTAGGATATGGCACGGCAGGCGCTATAATTCAATTAGCCTCTGAAATGCTTTATAAGGGCGAAGGTTCGAGGTTGTCCGGTCTTATCTTCGCCGCTGCTTATGTTTTACAAGATGGGGAAAGCGTTACGGACAATATGCCACCCCAAATGGCAGACTATTTCCGGCAACTTGCAAGACAGCACCCGGAGCAGGCAATTGATATGGCAGCGATGAAAGATTACTGGTTAAACAGCGTTATAAATGACGACAATCGTTATGCTGATAGGATACTGGCACGACTTGCGCCTGAACCGCTTGCACCGCTTGAAGATAAAATCAGCCTACCCGGTTTTTTCAAAAATCATCCACCCTGCGGCTATTTAAGCTTGAATGATGACCTTACGCTTCCACCGGGTTTATATCATCCGCTTATGTCAAGTAGATTAGGAGCGCATCGCCTGTTCACAGTAAACGCCGGACATGAAGCGGTTATCATCAAACCGCGTGAAGTTGCCGAGGCGATAACCTTTCTAGCTACCGCCTTGCTCAAAGACCCACACTAG
- a CDS encoding aldo/keto reductase: MSLDYDAYLQLAPGIKMCRILNGMWQVSGGHGVINLRSAVYSMFAYYEAGFTTWDLADHYGPAEDFIGQFRRQLAINKGEKAVWETLAFTKWVPSPGQMTRKIVEDNINISLRRMGVQALDMLQFHWWDYSDTNYLEALKYLAELQNEGKIHLVSLTNFDTAHLQIILDKGIKIATNQVQFSPVDMRPLVEMAQLCDEHDIKLLTYGTVCGGLLSDRYLNQPEPSGAALNTVSLRKYKQMVDGWGGWKLFQQLLQTLKRIAVKHNVSISNVAMRYILNQTAVGGVIVGARLGITEHIEDNARVFKLKLDGEDEAALQEVLSKSNDLYQLIGDCGAEYRR, encoded by the coding sequence ATGTCGCTTGATTATGATGCTTACCTACAACTTGCGCCCGGAATTAAAATGTGCCGAATTTTAAACGGAATGTGGCAAGTATCGGGCGGACATGGGGTGATTAACTTACGAAGTGCGGTTTATAGCATGTTCGCCTATTATGAAGCCGGGTTCACCACTTGGGATTTAGCCGATCATTATGGTCCGGCTGAAGATTTCATAGGACAATTCCGGCGACAGTTAGCCATAAACAAGGGTGAGAAGGCGGTTTGGGAGACACTAGCCTTTACCAAGTGGGTGCCGAGTCCCGGACAAATGACCCGTAAAATTGTCGAAGATAATATCAACATTTCCTTGCGCCGCATGGGTGTGCAAGCGTTGGATATGTTGCAATTTCACTGGTGGGATTACAGTGATACTAACTACCTTGAAGCCCTAAAGTATCTGGCAGAGCTACAAAATGAAGGCAAAATCCATCTCGTTTCCCTGACAAATTTCGACACAGCACATTTGCAGATTATTCTCGACAAGGGGATAAAAATAGCGACCAATCAGGTGCAATTTTCTCCGGTTGATATGCGCCCATTGGTGGAAATGGCACAACTCTGCGACGAGCATGATATAAAGCTGCTTACATATGGAACTGTATGTGGGGGATTGCTTTCAGATCGCTATTTGAATCAGCCTGAACCGAGTGGAGCGGCATTAAATACGGTCAGCCTACGTAAATATAAACAGATGGTGGATGGTTGGGGCGGTTGGAAGCTTTTCCAACAACTTTTGCAAACTCTTAAGCGTATTGCTGTCAAACACAATGTGAGTATTTCCAACGTAGCTATGCGCTATATCCTGAACCAAACGGCGGTAGGCGGCGTAATAGTAGGCGCGCGTTTGGGTATTACCGAGCATATTGAAGATAATGCGCGTGTATTTAAGCTTAAATTGGATGGTGAGGATGAGGCTGCGTTACAGGAAGTATTGTCAAAATCCAATGACCTATATCAATTGATCGGGGATTGTGGCGCAGAATATCGTCGCTAG
- a CDS encoding NUDIX hydrolase N-terminal domain-containing protein has product MDFFEELAHKITAISSVARTGLAWSKELYERERYERILEIAAEMAELMASNNPEYEIEENLSRQLLQSWLEQVKPGVAGYVTPKVSTAAFCFDAEGRMLMGKRGDSGLWFIPTGWLEVGLTPAENVVKEVLEETGIECRPLRLVAVRDTRRGLPGITATHPAILQNISVVFMCEALSSEFKLHPKETLEAGFYHEDEALNLVVERIAPLIKVGFAAWRGEVISPFFD; this is encoded by the coding sequence ATGGATTTTTTCGAGGAACTTGCCCACAAAATCACCGCAATATCTTCTGTAGCACGCACCGGACTGGCATGGAGTAAAGAACTATACGAACGAGAACGATACGAGCGTATTCTTGAGATTGCGGCTGAAATGGCAGAATTAATGGCAAGCAATAATCCTGAATATGAAATAGAAGAAAACCTATCCCGACAATTACTACAAAGTTGGTTGGAACAGGTAAAACCCGGTGTAGCAGGCTATGTAACACCAAAAGTCAGCACCGCTGCGTTTTGCTTTGATGCTGAAGGGCGTATGCTAATGGGTAAACGTGGCGATAGCGGATTGTGGTTTATTCCTACCGGGTGGCTCGAAGTGGGACTTACTCCTGCTGAAAATGTGGTGAAAGAAGTGCTTGAGGAAACCGGAATCGAGTGTCGTCCCTTGCGCTTGGTAGCAGTGCGAGATACACGGCGTGGGTTACCGGGAATCACTGCCACACACCCCGCAATATTACAAAATATTTCAGTAGTTTTCATGTGCGAGGCATTGAGTAGCGAGTTTAAATTGCATCCCAAAGAAACGCTGGAAGCAGGGTTTTACCATGAAGATGAAGCCCTAAATCTGGTAGTGGAACGGATTGCACCGCTGATAAAAGTTGGGTTTGCGGCGTGGCGGGGCGAAGTGATATCACCATTCTTTGATTAG
- a CDS encoding PIG-L family deacetylase translates to MSKFSQTIMAVHAHPDDECIAGGASLIKYQAEGIQTVLVTCTNGEEGEIHDPNLDPEEAKPRLGEIRLEELRRSVAIMNIGALELLGYRDSGMVGSPANEHPECFHKADRQEAIGKLVKLVRKYRPQVMITYNSFGGYGHPDHIMAHKITVAAFDYATDTRRYPEAEFGEAWQPSKLYTTAFTRSSWLQLWEILKKDGREWPFQREGAPKIDENNPPEFGSPDNEITTIIDVGDYWLTARKAMAEHRTQIDYNSPWMKMRDEFGTLLGSTDAFILFKSTIPAQRPEYDLFAGLR, encoded by the coding sequence ATGTCTAAATTTTCACAAACAATAATGGCGGTTCACGCCCACCCTGATGATGAGTGCATTGCCGGAGGAGCTTCCCTTATCAAATATCAGGCAGAAGGCATCCAGACCGTATTGGTCACATGTACAAATGGGGAAGAGGGCGAGATACATGACCCGAACCTTGACCCGGAAGAAGCAAAACCACGCCTCGGCGAAATACGCTTGGAAGAGCTACGACGCTCAGTCGCAATTATGAATATCGGCGCTCTCGAATTGCTAGGTTATCGGGATAGCGGGATGGTTGGCAGCCCTGCCAATGAGCATCCGGAATGTTTCCACAAAGCGGATAGGCAGGAAGCAATCGGCAAGTTGGTTAAACTGGTGCGAAAATATCGCCCACAAGTAATGATCACCTATAATTCATTTGGCGGTTATGGTCATCCTGATCATATAATGGCGCACAAAATCACTGTAGCTGCCTTTGATTACGCCACCGATACCAGACGCTATCCCGAAGCCGAGTTTGGCGAGGCATGGCAGCCTAGCAAGCTCTATACCACTGCTTTTACACGCAGTAGCTGGTTGCAACTATGGGAGATATTGAAGAAAGATGGGCGTGAATGGCCCTTCCAGCGAGAGGGCGCGCCTAAAATTGATGAGAATAACCCACCTGAGTTCGGTTCGCCTGATAACGAAATTACTACTATAATTGATGTAGGAGATTACTGGCTTACTGCACGTAAAGCGATGGCAGAACATCGCACCCAGATAGATTATAATAGCCCCTGGATGAAAATGCGGGACGAATTTGGTACACTTCTGGGAAGTACGGATGCCTTTATCCTGTTCAAGTCAACAATACCGGCGCAAAGACCCGAATATGACCTTTTTGCCGGGTTGCGGTGA